The DNA segment TGATGATCGGTATGACGCTCATTGCCGATGGCTTCGGCTTCCACGTGCCGAAGGGCTATATCTACGCAGCAATGGGCTTCTCGGCTCTCGTGGAAGGGCTCAACATGCTGGCACGGCGCAAGCGTGAGCGGGATGCGAAAAGCCAGTCGACGCTGCACTAGAGCTCACGCTCAAACCCCGGCGAGGATGACAATGGTCGGTCGCCGGGGCAGGCTTGAAAGCGAGACCTCGAGGCTGTTGCTTTCGCGGAAGTCCAGATCGAATGCCTCGCCCATGCGGCCGGTGAATGCCGACATGGGTGTGCGATGCCGGTGCATGGGCAGGATGATCGAGGACGAGAGCCGGCGCGTTATCTCACTCATTCCGTCCAGAGCCAGTGTCATGCCGCCATCTACCGGTACCATCACGATGTCGAGGCGGCCGATCTCGGCATAATGCGTGTCCGTCAGGCGATGGTGCAGGTGTCCCAGATGGCCGATGCACAGGCCGGCGACTTCAAAGATGAAGATCGAATTGGCATCTTCCTCGAAGACGCCGTAGCGGGAAATGTCCGTCGTGACGTTCCGGATATACACATCATCCACCAGCAGCGAATGCGAAATCCCGCCGCCTTCCTCGTTCCAGCCAGGGAGAATATGGGCGATCTCGGGAGATGGAGAGCGGGTGAAATGCGTTGTGTGGGCCTTGTTCATCGTGACAACGTCCGGCGTCGGAGATGCACCATATGCGCCGGAAAAGTCGGTCGCTATGCGTATGCCCGCCGGCGTGTCGATGAGATAGGTCGAGTGCCCCGCATAGGTAATACGAACCGTATCGCCCGCTGCTGCTTCGACAAGTGGGGCAGAGACATAGACTATATCGGGCAGAGCTTGGGCCACCGCCATACAGGTGCTGGGGCGCTGCATCTGTGCCCAGGTGGGCGAGGCCAA comes from the Nitratireductor basaltis genome and includes:
- a CDS encoding MBL fold metallo-hydrolase, whose product is MLVARLFAFTSFIFLLASPTWAQMQRPSTCMAVAQALPDIVYVSAPLVEAAAGDTVRITYAGHSTYLIDTPAGIRIATDFSGAYGASPTPDVVTMNKAHTTHFTRSPSPEIAHILPGWNEEGGGISHSLLVDDVYIRNVTTDISRYGVFEEDANSIFIFEVAGLCIGHLGHLHHRLTDTHYAEIGRLDIVMVPVDGGMTLALDGMSEITRRLSSSIILPMHRHRTPMSAFTGRMGEAFDLDFRESNSLEVSLSSLPRRPTIVILAGV